GTTTGGCTGCCAGGggaaaaactgtgaaatacTGCCCCCTCATGGTATCCAAGGAGTCTTGCAGACAGAAAGAATATCCTTGGACTTCTATTACTGTAAAGTATCAAGAAAAATTATTATGTATAAATTccgtttatttttaaatcaagatGCTAGATTAAAATTATCTCACACACCCCTTCACAAACCttgaaaaacataacaaaaaaattaaaaatatgatttaacaGCAGTTATGACCATGAGAACACTTCGCTATGGAAAACATGAAATTAAGGGCACAGCACAATAAAAGCACATATATTCTTTCCGTCTTTGTCATACATGTTACAACTCTGGTGAGCCTGAGTGAATCGTTAACTAGGCAGCTACAAGTTATGGCATATTATTTCTCTATAatgtaataatgataataatctCTCTGTAACTGAGTTCATTTTTGTGCTTTGTTGTCTGTCCATCGGGGCTCTTATCTCATGTCATGCCTGTGTGTCTCATTTAAATGATATAGACATCTAACCTCAATATAGCCACactatatctgtgtgtgtgtgtgtgtgtgtgtgtgtgtgtgtgtgtgtgtgtgtgtgtgtgtgtgtgtgtgtgtgtgtgtgtgtgtgtgtgtgtttgtgtgtgttcaaatgAGGTCATCCTGCATACAACATCTCTGTGACAAACTTGTGCAATTGTGCATTTTGTCTAGCAAAGCTTATCATGGTAGTTTCCTTGAACTAAAAGGCACCTCCTCTCTCCAAGGTTACTGGCTCTAGTCCGCCTGCTTAGCCCAATACCTCAGAATAAGGCAGTAGGAATGGGGTGGGGTTCAATAATATGGGAGTGTAAGGATTAGGGGCAGGGTTGGACACCCTCTTCAGTTAGGTGAGACGGTGCGTCTACGCAGGCAGCTGCATGTCAGGCACTTGAGGATGCTCATGGTGATGTGCATGAGAGGGCCAAAATTGAAGAGTAGGTTGTAGAAAGTGTTGACAGACAGGCCACCAGTCTCATCTGCGTACTTTAAGGCCACAATAGGTGTGTAGAGGCTGTTAGTCAGATTCCTGAAGCGAGGGCTGCTTGACTCAATAACCTTTTTAGTGCACTGGAGAGACAAGAAGCAAAAGAAAGTTTTGACTGATTTCATTGCTATTACGCCTGGTAAATGTTAATAACAGTTAGTGATCAGACAAACAGAACATTGATTCTTGAATCCTGAAATAGATTCCCTTACTTTAGCTATGTCCTCTGGCGTCTGGCCCATGGCTTCAAATATATCTATGGATGACGGCAGGtaaacatctttaaaataaCGGACTGTGTCGGCATCTACCCCTGGATACTCCATCTTGGCCACATCCTCCATCATCTTTGTCTCAAACTCAGTGTGCACTGGGCCAGGCTCAATCATGGACAAACTGCGGGGAGTCAAATGCAGAAAGGCCCGTGAGGaagcatgtacagtacaaaGCAAAGACAGATGTAAAAGTAGAACAAAGAAAATAGGGTAATCTACCGGATATTGAACTTCATCAGTTGCACGGCCATACTCTCACAGAAACCTTCCATGGCAAACTTAGAGGCAGTGTAAACATCATTGAACACCACTCCTAAATCAA
The nucleotide sequence above comes from Etheostoma spectabile isolate EspeVRDwgs_2016 chromosome 15, UIUC_Espe_1.0, whole genome shotgun sequence. Encoded proteins:
- the rdh8a gene encoding retinol dehydrogenase 8a, whose protein sequence is MANSGQKVVLITGCSSGIGLRIAVTLAKDEKKRYHVIATMRDLKKKNKLVEAAGDAYGKTLILLPLDVCSDESVKQCINNIKDRHIDILINNAGVGLLGPVESISIEEMKRVFETNFFGVVRMIKEVMPDMKKRRSGHIVVMSSVMGLQGVVFNDVYTASKFAMEGFCESMAVQLMKFNIRLSMIEPGPVHTEFETKMMEDVAKMEYPGVDADTVRYFKDVYLPSSIDIFEAMGQTPEDIAKCTKKVIESSSPRFRNLTNSLYTPIVALKYADETGGLSVNTFYNLLFNFGPLMHITMSILKCLTCSCLRRRTVSPN